Part of the Ferrimicrobium sp. genome is shown below.
CGTGGCGATCCAACTAGCCCCGTCCCAACAGCTGATCGACTCGATCGCCGAGTGCTGGGCCAACGATGACGCCGTCGCGGTCCTTGATCCGCGATCACCGAGAGAACGCATCCGCGAACGACTCGCCGTGCTCGCACCACACCAGTTGATCGACGCTGCCGGCACCCATGACCTTGATCGAGACGCGCCACCCCTTCCTCCCGACAGTCGGATCGCGATCACCACCTCGGGGACTACAGGACCCCCCAAGGCGATCATCCATACCGCCGAGAACCTGTTGGCCTCGGCACAGTCGATCAGCAAGCGACTCGATATCGATCGCGATGACATCTGGTATTGTCCGCTCTCGCCGGCCTATATCGGCGGGCTCGCCGTGATCGCGAGATCGCTGCTGTTGGGCAATCGAGTCCTCCTGAGCCAGCGTCTTGATCAACCATCAGTCGATGCAGCACGAAGTGCTGGAGCAACCCTGACCGTAGCGGTCACTGCAGCGCTCTCCACCGTCACCTTCGATGGGTTTCGCGTCGTGTTGTTGGGTGCACAACCTCCACCCGAGCAGGTGCCAGCGAACGCAATCGTCACCTACGGCATGACTGAGACCGGTTCCGGTGTCATCTATAACGGATACCCGTTGGCGGGGGTGGATGTTCGGATCATCAACGACATCATCGAGCTCAAGGGTCCGA
Proteins encoded:
- a CDS encoding AMP-binding protein, which codes for MNKLVAIQLAPSQQLIDSIAECWANDDAVAVLDPRSPRERIRERLAVLAPHQLIDAAGTHDLDRDAPPLPPDSRIAITTSGTTGPPKAIIHTAENLLASAQSISKRLDIDRDDIWYCPLSPAYIGGLAVIARSLLLGNRVLLSQRLDQPSVDAARSAGATLTVAVTAALSTVTFDGFRVVLLGAQPPPEQVPANAIVTYGMTETGSGVIYNGYPLAGVDVRIINDIIELKGPMIAGRYRDLSPVIEEDGWLHTGDLGAWDEDGSLHVLGRASEIINSGGHKVNPLRVEAAIRSRFGRELGDLCIVGTRDDRFGEAVTLVTTGPSGLALSELRNQLDTLERWELPRRIVMVDLIPRTETGKPMRKVLSQRLSSN